The Falco cherrug isolate bFalChe1 chromosome 6, bFalChe1.pri, whole genome shotgun sequence genome window below encodes:
- the TTC32 gene encoding tetratricopeptide repeat protein 32: protein MEREAAELLAAAQAQLAARRLAAAEELYSRLIARCAGPAAGAGRHLATALNDRGQIKYLRVEFAAAIEDYTAAIECQPGFEVPYYNRGLVLYRLGCFDEAMKDFRKVLELNPQFEDAALSLKQAILDKEEKQKRGY, encoded by the exons atGGAGCGGGAGGCGGCGGAGCTGCTGGCGGCGGCGCAGGCGCAGCTGGCGGCGCggcggctggcggcggcggaggAGCTCTACAGCCGCCTCATTGCCCGCTGCGCGGGGCCCGCCGCCGG CGCCGGCCGCCACCTCGCCACGGCCCTCAACGACCGCGGCCAGATCAAGTACTTGCGGGTGGAGTTCGCCGCCGCCATCGAGGACTACACGGCCGCCATCGAGTGCCAGCCCGGCTTCGAAGTGCCCTACTACAACCGCGGCCTGGTGCTCTACCGGCTGG GATGCTTTGATGAGGCCATGAAAGATTTCAGGAAAGTATTAGAATTAAACCCCCAGTTTGAAGATGCTGCATTGAGTCTAAAACAGGCTATTCttgataaagaagaaaaacaaaagcgAGGTTATTGA